The genomic DNA GGGGGTGAGGTCGAGGCTGAGGAGGTCCAGGTGGCCCGGCGTCATCTTGAGGAAGCTGTACGGTGCGCCTTCGGCGAGCCGGTCGCCCAGGTCGGCGAGGTCCAGCGGCTCGGGCAGGAGATGGACCGGCTGCCCGGTCAGCAGCGGGGTGAAGAGGTTGGGGATCCCGAGGTCGAAGGAGATCGAGGAGAAGACCGCCGATCCTCCCGTGCCCCGGGCGGCGTAGGCGTCGACCGTCCAGAGCAGGTAGTTCGCCAGGCCGCGGTGCTCGATCATCACGCCCTTGGGGGCGCCGGTGGAGCCGGAGGTGTAGATGACGTAGGCGAGCCGCCGGTGGTCCCGGACGGGTGCCTCGGGCGCGGTCGGCGGGTGGGCGTCGACGGCGGCCCGGTGTTCGTCCATCAGCACCCGGTGGTGCCCGGGGCCGGCCGGGCCGAGGGCTTCGAGGTGCCGGCGCTCGGTGACGACGATCTCGCAGCCCGCCGCGGCGGCCATCAGCCGCAGCCGCTCGGCCGGCAGTTCGGGGTCGAGCGGGAGGTAGCCGGCTCCGGACTTCCACACGCCGATCAGGACCGGCAGGAGGTCGAGGGTGCGTCCCAGGCAGACACCGATCAGCGTGTCCGGACGGGAGCCGAGGGAGCGCAGGTGCCGCGCGATCCGGTTCGAGCGTTCCTCCAGGTCGCGGTAGCTGAGCGTGCCCGCGGCGGTCCGGACGGCCGTCGCGTCCGGGGTGCGGGCGGCCTGTGCCGTGATCAGTTCGTCGACACCGACCGGTTCGCGGTGCGCGGTGCCGCCGGATCCCCAGGTCTCCAGCTCGGCGTGCCGGTCGTGCGCGGGGAGGTACGCCCCGGACACCGGGCCCCCGGGGTCGGCGGCGAAGGCCTCCAGGACCAACCGGTAGATCCGGCCGAGGGCGGTCAGGCGGTCGGGGGTGAGCGCGTCGGCCCGGGCGCGCAGTCGCAGGGTCGACCCCTGTACGAAGACCTCCAGCCCGTACCCGCCCGTCCCGGGGGCGTCCACGGCGGTGAACAGCACCTGCCGGTGCCGGGCCGGCGGATCGGCGTCGAGCGGGTCGGCGGGCGCGTCGAGCGGGTCGGCGAGCCGGCGGACGGACTCCTGCCAGGTCGGGCCGGGCGGTCCGACCTGGAGGCGGCGGATCCCGTCACGCCCGGGCAGCGCGACCTCGGTGTGGAGTCCCTCGTCCTCGGAGATCAGGTCGAGGACCTTGAGGTGGACCACGAGCAGGGCGGTCACCGGGTCGGCTTCCGGCCCGCCGAGACGCTCGGCGAGGTCGGCGAATCCGACGCTCTCCTCGGTCGGTCGGCCCGGGGTCGGCACCGGGTCCGGTTCCCAGGCGCCGGGCAACGTCAGCAGGACGGTCACTGGTTCTCCTCGGTCGAGAGTTCGGCAAGCATCCGGGCCACCAGGTCGGCCGCTTCGTCGACCACGAAGTGGCCGGCGTCGACGAGCCGCAGGGAGAACGGCCGGGAGGTCTCGGCGCGCCAGTGCGTCATCGCGCCGTACTCGACGACCGGGTCGTGCAGGCCGCCGATCACGGTGAGCGGCACGTCGAGCGGCGGCTCCGGGTGGTAGGCCAGCCGCTCGATCAGCCGGTAGTCGGCCCGGATCACCGGTTCGAACAGCGCCATCAGGTCGGGGTCGGCGAGCACGCTCGGCGCGATCCCGCCGTAGTCCGCGAACCTGCGGAACAGCTCCTCGCGGGGCAGCACGTGCATCGGGTCGGTGATCTCGCGGACCGCCGGTGCCTCGATGGACGAGACGACCAGGAGGGACGGCATGCGCCGGCCCGCCGCCCGCAGGCGGCGGGCGAGCTGGAAGGCCAGCATCGAGCCGGAGCAGTGTCCGAACAACACGTAGGGGCGGTCCAGCAGCGGAGCCAGTGCCCCCTCGATGCCGTCCAGCAGGACCGGCAGTTCGTCGACGAGCGGCTCCTCGACCCGGTTCTCCCGGCCCGGCAGCCGGACCGCGCAGAGCTCGGTGTCGGCGGGGAGCCGGCCGGTCCAGCCGTTGTAGAGCGCGGCTCCGCCCCCGATGTGCGGGAAGCAGACGACCCGCAGCCGCGGGTCGGCGACCCGGCGCGGCCGGGCGATCCACTTCCGGTCGGTGAGCCGGTTGCGCCCGGCCAGGCGGAGGTAGCCGGCGGAACGGGCGGTGCCCGCGCTCGGCTGCGGCGTGTTCACGGTCCTCCTGGGTGGTTCAGGCCGTTCGCGTGGCGAACAGGGTGTAGACCTCGGTGCCCCGGTACTCGGCGGGCTGGTCGACCGCGGTGCGCATCCCGTGGCGGGTGAACAGCTCGTCGATCCGGGCGAGTTCGGCGGGTCCGCCCTCGACCTCGACGGCGGCGTTGCGGATCCCGGGCCACAACCGGTCGCCGATGCCCTGGAGTACCGCGAGTTCGAATCCCTCGACGTCGACCTTGAGGAAGTCGATCCGGTCGATGCCGAGCCGTGCCGCCACGGCGTCGAGCCGGTCGACCTGGCAGGCCACCAGTTCGACGTCCTCGAAGCGGCCCTCCAGGAGCTCGTCCGCCTCCTCGACGAAGACCTCCCGGCGGAGTGGGTCGTCCAGTCCTGCCGCGACGTTCTCGATGTAGGAGCGGACCAGCGCCTTGTCCTCGGCGGGGTCGGCGTCGAAGCCGGACATCATCGTGTACTGCGGGTAGTGGGTCAGCTGCCGGATCTCGGGGGCGCTGCCGAGGGCGAGGTTGAACGCGGTGACGCCGGGCAGTGCGGCGATGTTGCGGCTCAGCGCCTCGAAGGTCCTGGGCACCGGCTCGAAGGAGAACACCCGAGCGCCGGGCCAGCGTTGCGCGGCGAACAGGCTGAACATCCCGATGTTGGCGCCGACGTCCACGATCACCGGCCGGTCGGGCAGGCCGAGGCCCTCCGCCGGGAGGTAGCCCTCGTCCTCGAAGATCTCCTTGTAGAGGTAGTCGGTCTCGTTGCGGTTGAGGGTGTGCACCGCCATGCCGTTCGGCAGGGTCCGCAGGTGGGTCATCGGGCCAGCTCCTCGCGGGTGATGCGGGCGATCTCGGGGTCGGCGAGCAGCGGGCCCGGCGACTCCACTCCGTAGTCGGTCCAGTGGACGGCGTCGTCCTCCAGCACCGGCCCCCAGACCTCCTCGGTCGGCCCGGCGTCCCGTTCGTCCTGGACGATCAGCACCGGGCCGTCGTAGGCCCGCGGCCGGTATCCGGCCAGGGCGACCGCGAGCGCCGCGGACGCCCGCTGCAGCCTGGGGAGCTCCGCCGCCGGGGTCTCCCCGTCGTACCAGCCCTCCGCCCGCAGCCGGGCCAGCACCTGCTCGCCGCTCTCCTCGCCACCGAGCCCGCACAGCCGTGCCACACGGGCGAGTTGGGCCTCCAGCGCCTCCTGCGGGTGGGCCGGTCCGGCCTGCCCCGGGAGGTCCGGGCGGATCATCACCAGCGCGGACACCTGCGCCGAGCGGGCCCGCAGCACCCGGGCCGTCTCGAAGGCGAGCACCGCGCCGGCGGCGACGCCGACCAGCGCGAACCCGCCCTCGGGCCGGGCCTCCAGGAGCTCGGCGGCGTAGGCCTCGGCCAGCCCGGTCAGGCTGCCCTCCCACGGGTCGGTCCCGTCCGTGCCCGGCAGGACCAGGCCGTGGACCGGGCGTCCGCCGCACCAGCCGAGCGCGGCCGCCCGCTCGGCGCCGGCGTACCGGTCGGAGTGCACCAGGAAGACCGGCGAGCCCTCGCCGGTGGTGATCCGCGTCAGCCTGCGGCGTTCGGTCGGATCGGCCGCCGCCGGGGAGTCCGCGGTCAGCGCCGCGGGCGGACGGACGCCCTCGCCTGCGGCGCCGAGGGTGAGGCTCTCGGCGAGCCGGGCGGGGGTCGGGTTGCGGAACACCGCGGAGCTGCGCAGGGCGATCCCGCGCTGCCGTGCGGCGATGACCGCGTCGACCACCCGGAGCGAGTTGCCCCCGATCTCGAAGAAGTCGTCGTACGGGGAGACCTCGGCGCCGAACAGGTCGGCCCATGTCTCGCGCAGGGTTCGTTCGATCGTCTGGCACGATCCGCTGGCACTGGTCACCTGACGGACAGTAGGTGAGCGGCGCAGGCACGGTCGGCAGTCCCGGCGGCAGCTCGCAGGCGAAATGCCGCCGCCGGGCGGCGGGTCAGACGACGCCGAGCGCGGTGATACGGGACGGCAGGCCGGCCCAGACCTCGGGGGTGTAGAAGTGCCCGCCCGGCAGCACGTCGTGGCGGTAGTCGCCGGTCGCGAGCGCCCGCCACTGCCCCACCGTGTCGGGGTCGATGACCGGGTCGTCCGCGCCCCTGAGCACCTGGAGCGGCATCCCCACGGACGCCGCCCCGCGGTGGCGGAAGGTGTCCCTGACCACCAGGTCGGCCCGCATCAGCTCGACGGCCATCGCCCGCAGGTCCGGGTCGCCGAGTACGTGCGCGGGGATCAGCCCGAAGGTCCGCATCCACTCCAGCAGGCCGGCGTCCGAGTCCCGTTGGGAGGGGAACATGTCCTGGGGCGTGAGGCCTCGGCTGGGCGCGTTCGCGGAGGACACCACCAGCGCCTGCGGGGCGGGCCCGCCCCGGTCCTGGATCCGGGAGGCGACGTCGAAGGCCATCCAGCCGCCCATGCTGTGCCCGAAGAGGACGTACGGGCGTTCGGCGGCCACCGAGCCGACGGCACGGACGGCGTCCTCGGCCAGCTCGTCCCAGTCCTGCAGGAACTCCTCGGCGAACCGCCCCTCCCGCCCCGGGTAGCACACCACCGCGAGTTCGGTGTCCGGCGCCAGGGTGTCGGCCCACGGGAGGTAGGCGCCGGCACCGCCGCCGCAGAAGCCCAGGCACACCAGAGTGCGTCGGGCCCCGGGCAGGATCCTGGGGCGGACCACCGCCGGGTCCTGCTGTCCGATGGAGGACATCGGCCCCCTCACCTTCCGGGCTCGCGCCCCGTCGGGCCGCCCGGGGCGGCGTTCGCCAGGCCCGTCACGTGGGCGGCGAGGTCCCGCAGGCGCGGGTACCGGTACACGTCCTTGGTGGCGATCAGCACGCCGCGCTCCCGCTTCAGGCGCCCGACCACCCGGAGGGCGAGCAGGGAGTGCCCGCCCAACGCGAAGAAGTCGCTGTCCGCGGTGACGCCCTCGCGGCCCAGCACCTCGGTCCACACCTCCGCGATCAGCTCCTCGACCGGGCCCAGCGGCCTGCTGCCCGCGGGGCCGCCGGACGGGACCCGCTCCGGCCGCGGCAGGGCGCCCGGGTCGAGCTTCCCGTTCGGATTGAGCGGCAGCGCGTCCAGGCCCACCACATCGGCGGGCAGCATGTGCTCGGGCAGCAGCTGGGCCAGCCGCTCGCGCAGCCGGTCGCCGGCCGCACGGGCCGGGACGACGTAGCCGATCAGCCGGTCGCCCGCCGGGCCGCGGTCGTGCAGCACCACGGCGCTGGACACCTCCGGGCAGGCGGCCAGGGCGGCCTCCACCTCCGCGAGTTCCACCCGGAACCCCCGGAGCTTGACCTGCCGGTCGGCGCGGCCGAGGAACTCCAGCAGGCCGGCCCCGGTCCGCCGCACCCGGTCGCCGGTGCGGTAGATCCGCGCCCCGGGCGGTCCGAAGGGATCGGCGACGAACCGCTCGGCGGTCAGCCCGGGGCGGTTGACGTAGCCGACGGCGAGTCTTCCGCCGCCGACGTACAGCTCGCCCTCCTCGCCGGGGGCGGTCTCCCGCAGCGTTCCGTCGAGGACGTGCAGCCGGCTGCCCGGCAGTGCCTCGCCCAGGTGGGGGTCCCGGCCCGCGAACCGGGCCCGGGCGACCTCCACGGTGCACTCGGTCGGGCCGTACAGGTTCAGCGCCTGCGGCCCGCCCTGCCCGCCGGCGTCGGCCAGTTCGCGCCAGACCGGCGCCGGTACGGGCTCACCGCCCATCAGGAGCCGCAGCCGGCGACCGTCGGGCCGGGGGCCGAGCAGCCGGTCGCGCAGCAACTCCCAGTGGGAGGGCGTCAGATCGAGATCGGTGACGGCGTGTTCGTCGAGCAGTGCGGCGAGCCGGTCCGGGTCCTTGCGGTCGTCCTCGCCGATGACCACCACCGTGTCGCCGCGACACACCCGTGCCCACTGCGGCACCGAGGCGTCGAAGGACACGCTGGCGTTCCAGCCGACCACCGCCGGTGGGCCCTCGAAGACCTCGGCCTCCTCCAGCGCCGCGTAGAGCGAGGCCACCGCGGAGCGGGTCACCTCGACTCCCTTGGGACGGCCGCTGGAACCGGAGGTGAAGATCACGTAGGCCGGGTCGCCCGGCCCCGGAGCGGCGTCGGCGCCGGGCGCGGTCGGCCCCTCGTCGGCCGCGGGGTCCAGGACCCATGCCCCGCCGGGCGCCGCCCGGCCGTCGGCCGGCCCGCCGATCACCGCGGTGATCCCGGCCTCCCCGGCCATGAACTCCAGCCGCTCGGCGGGGTAGCCGCCGTCCAGCGGGACGTAGGCGGCGCCTGCCCGCCACACCCCGAGCAGGGCGCTCACCAGCGCGCAGCCGCGGGGCACGCTCACCGCGACCCGGTCGCCGGGTCCGACCCCGCGGGCCGCCAGGGCGGCGGCCAGGCGAGCCGACTCCCGGTCGAGTGCGGCGAAGTCGAGCGTTCCGTCCGGGCCGCACACGGCGGTCCGGCCGGGGTGTCGACGGACCGCGGCGCGGAACCGGTCGACCAGGTCGGGGTGGCGCGGTTCGCTGTCGGGCGCGGTGGTCATCGGTCGTACTGCTGGCACCTTCGGGACCTCCTTCGGTTCGGGCTCAGACGGCGGCGGCCGAGGGCTGGACGGTGGGACGGCAGTCGGCGAGGGCCACCGGCCGGCCCATCGCCACGACGATCCGCCGATCGCCCCGGAACGGGTCCCGTCCGTGCGCGCACCGGAGGTTGTCGACCAGGAGCAGGTCTCCCGGCTGCCACGGGGCGCGGACGGTGGCGCGCCGGTAGGCGGCGCGGATGGTCTCCAGGTCCTCACGGGTGAGCGCGGTGCCGTCGCCGTAGGAGGTGTTGAACGGCAGGCCGTCGCGTCCGAACTCCTCGACCAGGGTCTCGCGGAGTTCCTCGTCCAGCGCCCACTCGTTCCAGAACGCCAGGTGGTTGAACCAGAGTTCGTCGCCGGTCGCCGGGTGACGGATGATCCCGGGCCGGATCTGGCCGGTGCGCAGCAGCCCGTCCTCGCGCCACGACCAGCCGATCCGGTTGTCGGCGCAGTACGCCTCGGCCCTGGCGGGGTCGTCGGTGGCGAATGCGGTCTGCCAGTCGGTGGACATGTGCTCGAGGTAGCTGCGGGTCAGCCTCCAGCCGACCGCGCGCACCCGGTCCCGGATGGCGTCGGGGAGGTCGGCGAGGACCTGCCGGACGTCGGCCACCGGGGTAGCGCCGCCCTCGTCCGGGGCGACGAGGCAGGCGAACAGCAGCAGGCCGGGGAAGGTCAGCGTGTAGCTGTTCTCGTTGTGCATCTCGATCGCCTGCGCGGGCGGCAGTTCGGTGGAGGAGAAGACGTCCGCGCCGAAGTCGCTGCGCGGGGTGGCCTTCTCCCGGTACGGGGTCCGCTCGGGGATCAGGACGTCGCGCAGACGGGCGAAGGACTCGACGCCGTCGACCGGCAGACCTCGCAGCAGCAGTGCGCCGTGCTCCAGCAGGGCCCCGGCGATCTCCGGGCGGCGCTCCTCCAGCCATGCGGCGGCCCGCTCCGGGCCCACCCCGTCGACCACCGCGGTGGCCGGCGCGCCGGGCGTGAGCCGCCATTCGAGTGTGGTTGTCCGCTGCACTGTCACTCCTCCGTGTTCGGGCGGGTCAGCCGGGCGTCGAGCAGGCTCCCGATCACCCGGATCGGTTCGCGCTGGTTCATCCCCATGTGTTCGGCGTCGACGCCGTGCGACACCAGGGCGCCCCGCACGTAGGGGGCCCAGGCCTCGGCCGGGTCGAGTTCCGCCTCGGTCCCGAGGGCTCGGAAGTACAGGACGTCGCCGGCGAACGTCCCGGCGGTCTCGTAGGCCACGAACGCCCGCAGGTTGTCGAAGGTCGTGCGGACCACGGTGGCGACCTGGTCGTGCTCCAGCATCCCGAACACGGTGTCCTGGCGGCGCAGCAGTTCGACCAGTTCCTCGTCCGACTCCGGCTCCGGCAGCTCCCGGCCCTCGTCCTCCAGCAGCGCGGACATCACCCACCGGCGGTCCACCACGGCGCCGGTGCGGAAGCTCCGCGGCAGGGGGAAGGAGTCCATCATCGCGAGGGTGCCCACCTGCTCCCCCAGCGCCTGCAGGCGGACCGCGATCGCATGCGCCACGACGCCGCCGAAGGACCAGCCGAGCAGGTGGTAGGGCCCCTGCGGCTGGACCTCGCGGATCCGCGCCACATGGCTGTCGGCGATCTCCTCCACCGTCGGCTGCCGCAGTCCGGGGTCGGTGTACTGCGGTGACTGCAGCCCGATGACGGGGCGGTCCTCGTGGATGTGCCGCAGCAGCCCCGAGTAGACCCAGCTCAGTCCGGACGGCGTGTGCACGCAGAACAGCGGGGCGCCCTCGCCCGAGCGCATGGTCAGCACCGGTTCCATCGGGTTGCCCCGGGTGCGGGTGGCGAACTGCTCGGCCAGTCTGGCGACGGTCGGCCACCGGTACAGGTCGCGGATGGACAGCGTGGCGGTGCCGGTTCCGGCGATTCCCTTGATCCGGTCCAGGAGGCGGACGGCGAGCAGGGAGTGCCCGCCGAGGTTGAAGAAGTTGTCGTCGATGCCGACCTCGGGGACGCCGAGGGCCTCGGCGAAGTACCGGAGCAGCTCTTCCTCGACCCGGGTCCGGGGCGTCCGGGGGTCGTCGCCGGCCCCCGCCCGGGCGGGCAGGGCGCGCCGGTCGAGCTTCCCGTTGCGGGTCAGCGGGAGGGCGTCCAGCAGGATGACCTCTGGGACCATGTACTGCGGCAACCGGTCCTGGAGGGAGCCGCGGAGCCGGTCCGCGGTCACGTCGGGCCGGGACGGCACCGCGTAGGCCACCAGGCGCCGGTCCCCGGGGGTGTCCTCGCGCACCACCACGGCGCTCTGGGCGGCGTCGGGGTCCGCGGTGAGCACAGCCTGGATCTCTCCCGGCTCGATCCGGAAGCCGCGGATCTTCACCTGGTCGTCGGCCCGGCCCAGGTACTCCAGCCGGCCGGACGCCGTCCACCGGGCCAGGTCGCCGCTGCGGTACATCCGCTCGCCGTCCGGTCCGAACGGGCAGGCCACGAACCGCTCGGACGTGAGGCCCGGCCGGCCGAGGTAGCCGCGCGCCACCTGCGGGCCGGCCAGGTACAGCTCGCCCGTCACGCCGATCGGGGCCGGACGCAGGCGCTCGTCCAGGACGAACATCCGCAGGCCCGGCAGCGGGCGGCCGACCGGGCTGCGGCCCGCCGCGGCGGCGGCCGTGGCGCGGTCCAGGGCCAGACGGGTGGAGTGGACCGTGGTCTCGGTGATCCCGTACATGTTGACCAGCGTCACCGCGTCGTCCGGGTGCCGGTCGTACCAGTCGCCCAGGCGACCGAGGTCCAGTGCCTCGCCGGCCAGCACCACGGTTCGCAGAGCGAGCTCGCGCCCCCGGCGCGCGTCCTCCCGGATCAGCGGGTAGAACGCGGAGGGGGTCTGGCTCAGCACGGTGACGCCCTCGTCCGCGAGCAGGTCGAGGAAGGCCCGGGGCGAGCGCGAGACGTCGAACGGGACGGTGACCAGACGTCCGCCGTGGGCCAGCGCGCCCCACATCTCGAAGACCGACACGTCGAACGCGTACGAGTGGAACCACGACCACACGTCCCGGTCGTCGAAGGCGAAGGCGTCCTCGGTCGCCCGCAGCAGCGCGACGACGTTGCGGTGCGGGATGACCACGCCCTTGGGACGGCCGGTGGAACCGGACGTGTAGATGACGTACGCCGGGTGCTCGGGCCGCAGCCGGGCACGCCGCTCGGCGTCGGTGAGCGGCGCGGGGTCCCGGGCGTCGAGCGCGGAACGGGTCTCGGGGTGGTCGAGGGTGATGCGCCGCAGACCCTGCGGGCCCGGCAGGTGCCGGGCGGCGACGGTGTTGGTGACCGCGAGGAGGGGCCGGCCCTCCTCGATCAGTCGGGCGATCCGCTCGGCGGGGTAGTCGGGGTCGATCGGCAGGTAGGCGCCGCCGGCCTTGAGGACCGCGAGGATCGCGACGGCGAGGTCGACGGAGCGCTCCAGCACGACCGCGACCAGCTGCTCCGGGCCGACGCCGTGCGCGACGAGGTGCCTGGCCAGGCGGTTGGCGCGGGCGTCGAGCTCGGCGTAGCCGAGCCGCTCCTCTCCGGCCGTCACCGCGATCGCCCCGGCCCGCCGGGCGGCCTGCGCCTCGAAGAGGTCGACCAGGGTGGCGGCGGACGGCTCCAGGGCGACGGCGTTCCAGGTGGTGAGGAGCTGCTCGCGCTCGTCCGGGGCGAGCGCCTCGACGTCCAGGATCCGTGCGTCCGGGTCTGCGGTCAGAGCGGCGAGCAGCCGGGCGAGGCGTGCGGCCGCGGCCGCGGCGGTCGTCTCCTCGAACAGGTCGGCGGCGTACTCGACGGTGATGTCGAGGCCGGCCGGGCTCCCGTCGGTGTTCCGGTGCCGGGTGAAGACGAAGGTGAGGTCGAACTTGGCGGTGCCGGTGGAGACGGGCAGGAACTCGGCGCGCAGGCCCGGAAGGTCGAGTGCGACCGGGTTCCCCTCCTCCATCGCGAGGCTGACCTGGAACAACGGGTGCCGACCGGCCGACCGCGTGGGGTTGAGGGCGGTGACGATCCGGTCGAACGGCAGGTCCTCGTGCGACCAGGCGTCGAGGTCGGCCTCCCGGACCCGGCCCAGCAGGGTCCGGAAGGAGGGGTTGCCGCTGGTGTCGGTGCGCAGCACCACGGTGTTGGTGAAGTAGCCGACCAGCTGTTCCAGGGCCTCCTCCGGTCTGCCGACCACGGTCGAGCCGAGCGGGATGTCCTCGCCGGCGCCCGTCCGGGTGAGCAGGACCGCTGTCGCGGCCTGGACCACCATGAAGGGAGTCGTCCCGGTCTCGCGGGACGCCTCGATCAGGGCCCGGTGCAGTTCGGGCGGGCAGTGCACGGTGGTGTGGGCGCCGCGGTAGGAGGCGGCCTCCGGCCGCGGCCGGTCGACCGGCAGGCCGACTTCCTCCGGAAGTTCCGCCAGCTGGTCCTTCCAGAATGCGAGTTGACGGTGAGCCTCGGAGTCGGGGTCGTCCGGGTGGCCCAGCAGGTCGCGTTCCCACACCGCGAAGTCGGCGTACTGCAGCGGCAGCGGTTCCCATCCCGGCGGTCGGCCGCCGGCGCGGGCCCGGTAGGCCGCGGCGAGGTCCTGGAGCAGCGGGACCTCCGAGGCGCCGTCGGTGACGATGTGGTGGATCACCAGCAGCAGCACGTGGCGGTCGTCGTCGATCCGGAGCAGGTGGGCGCGGATCGGCAGGTCGGCGGCGAGGTCGAAGGGCTCGGCCGCCAGCCGGGCCAGGGCCGCGGGTACGTCCGGTTCGGGAGTCGGCACCACCGCGAGGCGGACGGTGCCCGCTCCCCCGCCGAGCACTTCCTGGTAGACCTGTCCGTCCTGGGCACGGAACACCGTGCGCAGCGCCTCGTGGCGTTCGACCAGGTCGTTCAGTGCGAGGTCGAGGGCTTCCCGGTCCAACGGTCCGTCGAGCCGTACGGCGCTCGGCGCATTGTAGGTCGCGGACGGACCTTCCAACTGGTCCAGGAACCAGAGCCCCTGCTGCCGGAAGGAGGACGGGTGCATCGTCAGGACTCCATTTCTTCGCGCCGGAGCATCGCAGCGGCGCTGCGCAGCCGGAGGTCGGCGTCGTCCGCGAACAGGGCGAGCAGCGCCCCGAACCTGGCGGCGACGGCCTCCACGGTGGCGCGGTCGTAGCGGGCGGTGGGGTACTCGAGCGTTCCGGCGAGGCCCGCGGGCCGCTCGCCGTCGTACTGCTCGGCAAGGGTGAGGTCGAGGTCGAGCTTGGCGCTCGCGCCGTGCAGCGCCAGGGCCGCGGCGTGGACGCCCGGGAGGCGCGGTGTCGGAACGGTGCCCTGCTCCAGGGCCAGCCCGACCTGGAACAGCGGGTTGCGGCCGGCCTCCCGCGGCGGGTTGAGCGCCTGCACCAGCCGGTCGAACGGCACGTCGGGCCGGGCGTACGCCTCCAGGTTCGTCGCCCGGACCCGGGCCAGCAGGTCCCGGTAGGTGGGGTCGCCGGAGACGTCGGTGCGCAGGACCAGGGTGTTGACGAGGTAGCCGATCGCGTCGTCCGGGTCGCCGCCGGCCCGACCGTCGACGGGGGTTCCGATCGCGATGTCGTCGCCCGCGCCGCTGAGGGCGAGGGCCGCCGCCCATCCGGCGTGCAGGGCCATGAAGAGTGTCGTGCCGTTCTGCCGTGCCGTCCGGAGCAGACCGCGGTGCAGTTCGAGGTCGAGCACGACCGGGACGATCCCGCTCGGGTCGCCCGCCGCGCGGGCGCGCGGCCGGTCGCCCGGCACGGTGGACTCGGCGGGCAGTCCGGCCAGGGCGTCGCGCCAGTACCGGAGCTGGGTCGCCAGCAGGCTGTCCGGGTGGTCGGCGTCGCCGAGCCGGGCCAGTTGGCGGAGCGCGCAGTCGGCGTACTGCGCCGGTGGAGGGGGCAGGTCCGGTGCCCGGCCGGACAGCCGTGCCGCGTAGGCCTCACCGAGGTCGTCGAGCAGCGGGGGCAGGGAGCGGCCGTCGAAGACGATGTGGTGGACCAGCAGCATCAGCGCGTGGTCGGTCGGGCCCAGTTCGATCAGATGGGCCCGGAAGAGTGGGCCGTCGGCCAGGTCGAGGACCTGCGCGCCGAGGGCGGCCAGCAGGTCGGCGAGTCCGTTCTCGGTGCCGTGTTCGCGGTGCAGGTCCAGGCGGACCCGTTGCGGCGGCAGGATCCGCTGGAACGGGTCGCCGAGTCCGTCCTGCGGGAAGACGGTGCGCAGGGCCTCGTGCCGTCGCACGACGTCGTTCAGCGCGGCCTCGAGGCAGTCGGGCCGCAGCGGCCCGGTGAGGCGGAACGCGACCGGGATGTTGTAGGAGGCGCTGGGCCCCTCGATCTGGTCGACCATCCACAGCCCGAACTGGGCCGGGGAGAGCGGCATCGGCTCCGGGCGCGGCGCGGTGGGCGCGGCTTCCGCCGGCCGGCCGGCGCCCTGTCCGATCAGGGCGTCCAGTCGGGCCACCGTGGGTGCGCGGAAGACCGCGCCGAGGTCGAGGGCGAGGCCGAGGTCGGTGCGCAGCCGGCCGACGACCCGGGC from Kitasatospora terrestris includes the following:
- a CDS encoding amino acid adenylation domain-containing protein — protein: MHPSSFRQQGLWFLDQLEGPSATYNAPSAVRLDGPLDREALDLALNDLVERHEALRTVFRAQDGQVYQEVLGGGAGTVRLAVVPTPEPDVPAALARLAAEPFDLAADLPIRAHLLRIDDDRHVLLLVIHHIVTDGASEVPLLQDLAAAYRARAGGRPPGWEPLPLQYADFAVWERDLLGHPDDPDSEAHRQLAFWKDQLAELPEEVGLPVDRPRPEAASYRGAHTTVHCPPELHRALIEASRETGTTPFMVVQAATAVLLTRTGAGEDIPLGSTVVGRPEEALEQLVGYFTNTVVLRTDTSGNPSFRTLLGRVREADLDAWSHEDLPFDRIVTALNPTRSAGRHPLFQVSLAMEEGNPVALDLPGLRAEFLPVSTGTAKFDLTFVFTRHRNTDGSPAGLDITVEYAADLFEETTAAAAAARLARLLAALTADPDARILDVEALAPDEREQLLTTWNAVALEPSAATLVDLFEAQAARRAGAIAVTAGEERLGYAELDARANRLARHLVAHGVGPEQLVAVVLERSVDLAVAILAVLKAGGAYLPIDPDYPAERIARLIEEGRPLLAVTNTVAARHLPGPQGLRRITLDHPETRSALDARDPAPLTDAERRARLRPEHPAYVIYTSGSTGRPKGVVIPHRNVVALLRATEDAFAFDDRDVWSWFHSYAFDVSVFEMWGALAHGGRLVTVPFDVSRSPRAFLDLLADEGVTVLSQTPSAFYPLIREDARRGRELALRTVVLAGEALDLGRLGDWYDRHPDDAVTLVNMYGITETTVHSTRLALDRATAAAAAGRSPVGRPLPGLRMFVLDERLRPAPIGVTGELYLAGPQVARGYLGRPGLTSERFVACPFGPDGERMYRSGDLARWTASGRLEYLGRADDQVKIRGFRIEPGEIQAVLTADPDAAQSAVVVREDTPGDRRLVAYAVPSRPDVTADRLRGSLQDRLPQYMVPEVILLDALPLTRNGKLDRRALPARAGAGDDPRTPRTRVEEELLRYFAEALGVPEVGIDDNFFNLGGHSLLAVRLLDRIKGIAGTGTATLSIRDLYRWPTVARLAEQFATRTRGNPMEPVLTMRSGEGAPLFCVHTPSGLSWVYSGLLRHIHEDRPVIGLQSPQYTDPGLRQPTVEEIADSHVARIREVQPQGPYHLLGWSFGGVVAHAIAVRLQALGEQVGTLAMMDSFPLPRSFRTGAVVDRRWVMSALLEDEGRELPEPESDEELVELLRRQDTVFGMLEHDQVATVVRTTFDNLRAFVAYETAGTFAGDVLYFRALGTEAELDPAEAWAPYVRGALVSHGVDAEHMGMNQREPIRVIGSLLDARLTRPNTEE
- a CDS encoding TauD/TfdA family dioxygenase, which gives rise to MQRTTTLEWRLTPGAPATAVVDGVGPERAAAWLEERRPEIAGALLEHGALLLRGLPVDGVESFARLRDVLIPERTPYREKATPRSDFGADVFSSTELPPAQAIEMHNENSYTLTFPGLLLFACLVAPDEGGATPVADVRQVLADLPDAIRDRVRAVGWRLTRSYLEHMSTDWQTAFATDDPARAEAYCADNRIGWSWREDGLLRTGQIRPGIIRHPATGDELWFNHLAFWNEWALDEELRETLVEEFGRDGLPFNTSYGDGTALTREDLETIRAAYRRATVRAPWQPGDLLLVDNLRCAHGRDPFRGDRRIVVAMGRPVALADCRPTVQPSAAAV